TCCCTGCTGCCCCGAAGTTGCCGAAAATGGTCTTTACTTCGCCTCTTACGGCAGCGGATACACTGTTAGTATTGTTTACCAGGAAGGACGCGGCATTTCCCTGGGTATTGTCAGGTATATTCCCGTTACTGTTGGTTTCTACCTCAAAGGTATTGACTTCGTTATCCTGGTTATTGTTTTCGAAACGGCCTGCACGACCCGTACTGCTGTTAATACCTACCTGGCCGAATACACCGATACCTGTTCCGGTTGTACTGGTAGCTACGAAACCTCTTACACCATAACCACCGCCATCATTCCTGCCGACTACCGCACCTGCGATGTCGCTCGTAGTACGACCTACCATTGCCTCACCTCCACTGTTGTTATCGCCTACCACCCCTGCAGAGGTTTGTTGGGAGGTAATACCATGTACACCAAAGCCAGCGCCAGTGGAACTGAGTACACCAGCACCGTTTCCTGTAGTGGATACGTTTACGACTGTACCGTTGCCCACATTGCTCACATTCATTACGTTGTTATTGTTTGAATTGTTGAAGATGGAGATGTTGGCAGGAACACCATTGACAGCGGTTGCGGTGAGACCTATGCCACTGTTACTGTTAGCATATACACCCGTACCGTTTGCGGAAGAGTTCCCGTATACGCCTAGTCCATTTGGGGTTACACCATATACGCCCCAGCCTGAACCAGCCTGGGATCCCCATACACCGATCCCTAAACCACCGGTACCGTTATTGATTCCACGTACTGCGGAGGAGAATCCACCGGGAGCGGTTGAATTTACGATACCTCTGACAGCGGCAATGCTGGATGTTGTTGTATTGTTGACACCTTCTATACTTGTACCATCGCCATCATTGGTGAGGGAGAAGAGGGTAGCGGCATTGTTTTCGTTCGAGATGTATGGGATGGTGAAACCTCCTGCACCAGCGGCAGGCATCCAGTTGGTACCGTCGAATTTCAGGAATTGCCCTGCAGCAGGCGCAGTTGCTGAAACCGGGATGGTCTGGATTTTTGCCACGGTTGGATTTGGGTAGTTGCCACTCAGGTCTCCACCGGCCGGACCGGTTGAATTGCCATCCGCACCAGCAGGGCCTTGCGGACCAACAGGACCTTGCGGACCAACAGGACCTTGCGGGCCAGCGGGACCTTGCGGGCCAGCGGGACCTTGAGGACCAGCCGGGCCGGTTGAACCGTCAACACCAGGAGCACCCGCAACACCCGGAGCGCCAACCGGACCTTCAGGACCAACCGGGCCTTCAGGACCCTGTGGACCAGGAGCACCATCAACACCGTTAAAACCAGGAGCACCAGCAGGGCCCATTGGACCTTCAGGACCTGTATCTCCACCAGGACCGGTAGGCCCAACATCACCCTGATCGCCTTTAGGCCCGGCAGCGCCAGTAGCACCCACAGGGCCCACAGGGCCAATAGGGCCCGTAGCGCCTGTAGCCCCTACATCTCCTTTATCACCTTTAGGCCCGGCAGCGCCAGTAGCACCCACAGGGCCAATAGGGCCCGTAGCACCAGTAGCGCCTACGTCTCCTTTATCACCTTTAGGCCCGGCAGCGCCAGTAGCACCCACAGGACCAATAGGGCCAGTAGCGCCAACATCTCCTTTATCACCTTTCACACCCTGTGGCCCGGCAGCACCAGCTGGACCGGTTGCACCGGCAGGTCCTGTAGCTCCCACATCGCCTTTTGCTCCCTGCGGACCGGCAGGGCCTTGAGGGCCGGCAGGACCCGCAGGACCAGGATTAGCGGCATACATGGCATAAGGTACACTCATCAGCTGCGTTGTACCCAGCACCGTGTACCCCTGCCCGATATTAACTTCTACTTTTAAGTACTGATTTGCATTGCTCCAGGGTACACCGGAAAATGTACCTGTGCTCGCATTGCCTTTGCCGATCTGGATCGTAAACAGACCCAGTGCATTCGTCGTTACTTCATGTGTTTCTTCGTATTGCAGCACTCCATTCGCAGAACCCCCTAAGATGGATGTACGAACTGTCATGCTTGTATTCGGTAATACAGTTCCATTTGCATTACGCACCACTGCCTGGTAGTTGGTACCGGTCAGCCCATCCTGGGCCAAGGCGCCTGCGTAAACGGCGAGGATAAATATGATGCTGAGATAAAATTTCTTCATGATAGCGGATTTGTAATAATTGATCTTTTAGTGCTTTTTAAACTGACCGGAAGTCGTTTTGTTTTCGGCCTTTGGCTCCTCGCCCTGGGTAGGAAGCGTGGTGGCGGGAGCGGTGGTTCCTGCCTTATTCGCCTGCTGTTTTTCAAGTGCTGTTTTTGCACTTTCCTCAGAGGGTAAGGCGGATGACTGTTTCCGGCTGTTTTGTGCTGTCAGCGGTTTCGCTTTCAGGGTAGCAGACTGTGGCTTGTAGCCCGTAAAGATCGTTTCCTTTGTGGACCGCCCCTGTTGTTTGGGAATAGAGTGGTCTCCCTTTGCCTGGCTTGCGTCCAGTTTTGCTTTGTCTTCTGCAAAATGGGGGAATAACACATCCCTGGTGCGGGTTTGTGCTACAGTGATGGTAGTAGTTGCAGTAATTAAAAAGATCAGGAATAGAATTGGTTTCATATGCCGGGGTTGAATTGTTTTAAAATTTATTCTGGTCTATTGAACCTGCCTAAGTTATACGCGAGGGTAAACTTCAGCGAACGACGGGGGTAGAGGCTATTGCCCGTAGGGATGATATAAGCCATATCTACACTCAGCCCCTGTATCTGTAGCCCTATACCGCAGCTAAAATGCTGACGCCATCCCTTGGTGGGCGACTCATAGAAATAACCCGTACGGATATACAGCTGGTGTTTGTAGCTATATTCTAATCCACCGCCGGCCGTGATCTCCCGCATCTCTTCGGAGAAGCCGCCAGGTGCATCATAGAAAGAGGTGAAGATGGCTTCCGGGATGCCCCTGTTCGGATCTCTGCCTTTCAGGATCTGATCGGTGATGCCACCGGCAGAATCTGTTTTGTAAGTAGGAGGTGTCGGAATGAGGAGTTTCTGGATATCGGCCAGCACGGTGAACTGGTGCTCTGGTGTATTCACGAATGTGTAGCCACCGCCTATACGCAGGTTCATAGGCAGGAAGGCGTGACGATTGCCATCGTCAGTGTATTTCAGTTTACTGCCCAGGTTTGAAAAGCTGATACCCCAGCAAAAGCGGTTGCCGGAGGGGTCATACTTTGCATAGTTCTCATAGTAGAGCGAGATGTCGCCGGCTATGGCGCTGGCGGGGTGCTGGTTCAGGCTATTAAAATTGCCCTGGCCCAGGTCACTGCGCACGTAGCGAATGCCGACGGCGATGGAATAACGGTTGCCCAGTTTGCGGGCATATGTAGCATCAATCGCGTATTCTTTGGGGTGATACTGCTGCATTTCTGTACCATTCTGATCTCTGAAGGTGACAGTACCATGCGAGAAATACCGCATGCTTACACCGATGGCTTCAGTGTGATCATTGAATGATTTGAAGGCTGCGAGCTGACCGAGGTTAACACGTTGGTTGCTGTTGTTCAGATCCCACATCCAGGGGGAATAAGAGGCAGCAATACCCATATCGCCGGCGAATACCAGTTTAGCGCCGTTGGCAAACTGTGAGTTCACATCGCTTTCAAGTCCGGTGAGTGCGTCGCCGGTGCCGGAGCTGCGGGCATCAGCATTCACCATCAGGAAAGAGGCGCCGGGATTAAGTGTTTGTTGGGCGTTCTTCTGCGCCTGTACCACACAGGGGAGTACCAGGCAGGCAAAGACTCCTATACATAGCGTAGAGATTTTTTGCATAAACGATGGTTGAATGGGTAATACATTACTGTATGATCAGCTTATCCTGGAAGGCGTAGCCTCCGGCCTGAATGCGTACAGTATAAATGCCTGCGGCGAAATGCCCGACGGGGAGTGTGATGATAATCCTGCCAGCGCCGTATTGCCGGGAGTCTTTATAAACCAGTTGTCCGCTACTGTTGATGATCATGAGATAGACAGCATTGGCTGCCACCATGTCGAACTCAATTTTCACGCTGGTTGCGGCGGGATTGGGGTACAGGATCATGTTGAGGACCGTTTTCGTACCCGGGTCAACAGGAGGTAGTTCTTCCGGCTGCTGGAAGCCCTGGGTGATCATCAGCGCGCCTTTGGAAAGAGTGGTGGTTGCGAGGTCTCCGATCGTAAACTGGAAGTCTTTGTCATTGACCTTGCCAACACCTCCAGAGCTGGCGGTGACCTGTCTGTTCAGCACTTGTGCACCGGCTGTGGTGACGGCTACTGTGGACAGGAACAATGCCAGCATGCATTTGTAAAGTGTGTGCATGTGCAGATATTGGGGTGAATAAAATAAAAGGTTACATGTTCAATTAGTTGCCTGGATAAGGTTGATAATAATCGATGCTACATCAAATGCTAACTACAACTGATTGCAAATATGTTATAATTGCTTGCTGGTGGCAATGTTTAATTCTTACATGGCAGTATTCTTTTTTTAAATGGCAGGCCAGGGCGGACAAATGGTTGTGACGCTAGTAAAACAGAAAGATGGGGGAATTGTTGAGTAGGGCATAAAAAAACCTGCGTTTATTCGCAGGTTCGTTTATTGTAATTAACGGAAATGCTTATTTGGAAAAGATATCTTTATAGAATTGATTCCATTATTATGATTGAATCTATCTTAAGATTTACGTACATACTTCGTTAAGATCACGATGGTTTGTTCATTGATCTTACCTTCTATCTGTTCGTGATTGTCTGATACTAACCTGATCTTACGTACAATCGTTCCTTTTGGTGCCATGAAGTTAGCACCTTTCACATTCAGGCCTTGTGTCAGTACTACGGTATCGCCATGCTGTAATTCTGTACCGTTGCTGTCGCGGTGAACTTCTTTCACTTCAAAAGCACTCAGTGCCCAGTGGCTCACAGCTTCATCCAGTTCTACACCATTTATGATTTCTGCAGCCCATTCCTGATCTTTGTGTTTGTAGAGCAGGCGATAGCTCAGGGCTTGCACACTTGGTTCTGCGTTCCAGATACTACCAGCCAGGCAATGCCAGTGCATAGCGGCGGATGCATCTTCCATAGCGGCAGCGCAGGTTTTGCAGATAGCTACCTCATTTTCGATCGCATCATTGTTTTTGGGGCTTACTGCAAAGGCCAGCGAGGCGTCTTCACTGGTGCACAGCTCACAGGTGCCGTTGCTGCGCTCTTTTAAAGCAGGCGTAATAGTCGTACTCATAAATGGTTTATTTTCTAAATAAAGGGTGCAAAGATAAGCGCATATTCCGGATTTTATGTATTGACAGGAATCAGGACATTTGTATTATGAAAACACAGGAGGATATTAATTATAACCGGATTGCTGAAGCAATTGACTATATCAGGGCGCATTTCAGGGAACAACCGAACCTGGATGCGGTGGCGGAGAGTGTGCACCTGAGTCCAGCCCATTTTCAGCGGATGTTTACGGAATGGGCAGGTACCAGTCCGAAAAAGTTCCTGCAATACATCAGCCTGGAATATGCGAAAGGCTTGCTGAAGGAGTCTACGATCTTTGATGCGGCGTTTGAGACCGGGTTGTCCAGTACCAGCCGGTTGCACGATTTGTTTATTGCGATTGAGGGGATGACACCGGCGGAATATAAATATGGCGGAAGGGAGTTGGTGATTAATTACAGTTTTGCGGAAAGCCCGTTTGGGAGCCTGATTGTGGCATCTACAGTGAAGGGGGTGTGTTATATGGCTTTTGATGCAGATGAGGTGCGGGCATTGGAAAATTTGCGGGCGAAGTTTCCGAATGCGACTTTTCAGCGGAAGCTGGATTTGTTACAACAAAATGCGTTGTTTATTTTTCAGCATGACTGGAGTAAGTTGCCGGAGATTAAACTGCATTTGCGGGGAACAGCGTTTCAATTGAAGGTGTGGGAGAGTTTGTTAAAAATACCATTAGGAAAATTGTCTACTTATGGTGTTATTGCTGCTAATATAGGAAATCCCAATGCCAGCCGGGCGGTGGGCACTGCTATTGGGAATAACCCGGTGGCGTACCTGATTCCTTGTCACAGGGTGATACAATCCGGAGGTAGCATCGGTGGATACATGTGGGGGGCGACACGTAAGACGGCGATAATTGGATGGGAGGCGGCGAAGGCGGACTTGTAAGTGCCCTGTCTATTGCACAGTGCTTTAGTTTGTGGAGGAGGGCCGCGTATTTCATATTAACAATTATCTTTGTTTAAAATTGATACATATGTTCGAGCAATTATCATCTCTGATCCAGGAGCACAGTCAGCAAAGTGTGGCTGACAACCCGGCTATCCCTAATGAGCACAACCAGGGCGTGGTTGAAGAATTAAAGAATGTCATTATTTCTAAAGTTACAGGTCTGGTAACCAGTGGTCAGACCAGCAAGATCACCGATATGTTGTCTGCCGGTGGTGATACGCCGGAAGGAAAAGATATGGAGCATAATTTTGCGACTAATATCATGCAGAAGTTTGGTATCAATAACCAGGTAGCAACTACAATTGCTGCTACATTGATTCCTGGTATTCTGAATGCGCTGAAAGGTAATGCCGGTGTGCAGCAGATCTTAGCTTCCCTGGGCGGTGGCAACCTGCAGGATACGCTGAGCGGCCTGGGTGCTAAGTTTGGCCTGGATAAAGATGGCGATGGTGATGTAGACATGGGTGACCTGGGCAAGATGTTTAAGTTCTAACATTTACCTGATAGTAAGCACATCAGACCTTCACCCGCATTTTATATAATACCTGTGCAAATATTGCTGCACTGGTACAAACACTAAGTAAGTTAAGAAGCGCCTCACCTTGTGAGGCGCTTCCTTTTATACTTTTAATGAGCCGCGGAAGCCGCGTGCGGCATAGTAAGATTGTGCACCGTTGTGATAAATGAATACCCGGTCGTACCTGCGATCCCCGAATATAGCACCCCCCAGATTTCTGACAGCAGGAGGAGTTACTAACCAACTGGAGGTCTTCAGGTCAAATTCTCCCAGCTCCTGCAATGCGCAATACTCTTCTTCCGTGAGGAGTTCGATGCCAATGGCGGCCGCCATTTCAGTAGCGCTATCTGCTGGTTTGGCTTCTTTTCTTTCGTCTAACGCCTGCTGATCATAACAAACACTTCTTCGACCTTTGGGGCTTTCAGGAGCGCAATCTATAAAAGTGTATTCGCCTGTTTTTTTATCAAATGCAATAACATCCGGTTCGCCACCAGTTTCTTCCATGATGGCGAGTACTTTTAATTTCTTCGGACTGGCAGTAAGCTTCGCTTCTACCTGTGCCCATTCTATTCCTTTGTGGCGGTTCTTATGTTTTTCAAAACGGGCTTTTAGTATTTTTATCAGTTCAGTACTCATCTGGTTATTTTAAATTGTTAAAGGGGATTGTGCGAAGTTTAATGTGAGCATTTAAAATGCTATTTTAGTTTCTTTACCACCTCTTCCAGACGATTGTGCGCCATGTTCAGGCCTTGTTTGAATGGTAGTTTCAGCATCTGGTCCCGCAGCGCACCAGACCTGTATACGATCTGCATGGTGAGTTTGCTATTGTCTTCATCCAAAGCTTCAAATTCAAGAAATTCCAGTTGTACATCAAATGGGGCATTGCCCATTTCGAAGGTGCGTGTGATCTTTTTATTTGGTACGAATTCGTGATACACCCCACTGGCAGAGAATACGATATTGCCTTTGTCATCGCTGGTATCGAACTGCCAGCTACCGTATTTCCTGTTTTCCAGTTTTACAACTTTTGTACTCATCCATTGAGCAAGGATCTCTGCATCTTCATAGGCTTTGAAGAGCAGTGCTACAGGTAGTTCGAACTCCCGGGTGATGGTGAGTTCCTGTTTACCGTTTTCAGCGTGAATTTTAGTCTTCAGTTCCATTATTTTTTGGGTTTGTAGGCTTTCATAATGTCTTCGAGTTTATTGAACCTGTCATCCCATAGTTTACGGAAGGGTTCAATAAAATCGGCGATTTCTTTCATTTTATTTGGATTTAAATGATAGTAAATTTCTCTTCCGTTTTGTTGTTGTTCCAGGAGTTCGCATTCTGTGAGGATAGCAAGGTGTTTGGATACTGTAGGACGGGCCGTATTGAAATTGGAGGCTATGGAGCCGGCGGTCATGGCCTGTGAGGCCAGTAGCATGAGGATGGCCCTCCTGGTAGGGTCGGCGATGGCCTGGAACACGTCTCTTCTGATAATCATTATGAAGTTATTTGACTACAAATATAAGTGTAGTTATTTAGCTACGCAAATATATTCGGGAATAATTCCTCCTGAGGCCCGTTCAATAGGTTGTTTTTAATCTGGCGGAAAAATCCGGGGCCTACTTTTAATGATCTTTGTTTTGAAAATCGGCCTAAGTTCAATTTTCATCATGCATACCTTTATATAAAATGATAATGATCATTCATTATAATTATGGTCTGATGTTTGTCGTTCAAATTTCATTATGAGAAAACCTGGTTTAGCCATTTCATTTTGGGCCTTATACACGTTAGCCTTTACCGTTGGCCTCCCGATGATCATTTATTATGCAGGTGGAAATGTTCCTGAAACACCTGAAGAACCCACAATTTTTACCTACATTTCGATTGGTCTTGCCATAGTGGGTTGGTTGTTAATCTTTGCTTTTTATGGCCGTTTTTATGTCAGGTCTGTCTTTACTGATAAGGCGGAGATCTTAAAAGCTGCGGATGAAGGCAGTACCATTGTTGCAAAGATTACCAGCAAAATCCAGGAAGGGATGATGCGAAATATCGCGGTGTTGCAGCTCAGACTGGCGTTCACAAACTTCTCCGGTACACCTGTGGAAGTGAGTTATCAACTGATGGACAGTAAGCCGCAGGAAAACCGCTATGAAAAGGGAGACATCCTGGAACTGAGCGTGGATATGAAGAAGAAAGGCGGGCAGATTGTGCCGAAGGGGATAAAGGTGGCACGTAATCCGTCAATGGTATACCTGTATACCTTTATATTCCTGGTATTAATTGGCACAGCGGTGTATTTCCCTTTGGTAGAAGACTGGCGTTATTTCGTGCTGCCACATCCATGGACCCTGATCCCCTTAATCAACCTGGGTGTTGCCATTTTTATCGGATTTATATTGAAAATGATCGTCAATGCCGGTGGCGGTAAGAATGCTGTGCAGATGGTAGTATATGGACTGAAAACAACGGGTAACCTCGTTAGTTATCAGCAAACAGGTACATTTATTAATGAGCAGCCGCAGGTGGCTTTCAATATTGAATTTACGGATAAGCAGGGTAAGCAGCATACCATCCAGACTAAGAAAATCGTGTCCTTGCTGGATGTCCATAAGCTGGGAACGGGTCCGGTAGAGATCATGTATTTGCCTGATGATCCTGGCAGTATTGTATTTTATGAAGATTTGAGTATATAATTTTAACTGCTCCCAGGCTTGATCAGTCTGGGAGTTTTATTTTGGCATTTCTGATAATTTTATCACTTTGTACGTGGCAGCCCGTCTTTTTGTATTTTCTTCTACTTTCTGTCAGCAAAAGCAGTTGATCAATTTAAAGTGCGAGCTTGATTTAAATCCGTCAGCAGTATGCTATAGCGCATAAAAAATACTGGAAAAATAAACGAACTTGTGTGTATGTCAAATATTATTACCACATACCTGAGAATCAGGAAGACCAATGACACTCATCTCAGCGAGCGTGAAAGGGAACGACTGTTCAGGGCCCTGGTCAATTGGAATGGTGAGTTTGGATCTTATTATGTAAAGGTGGTGAAACGCTACAGGGAGAAAGAAAAATGCCTGGAGATTCAATTTGGTTCAGGGAAGCAGCATTGGGAAGATCCTGCAGATTACCTGGATGATAAGAGTGAGGTGGAGGTAATAAAGAGGAGTAGTAATGAAGGTAGTCTTGATAAAATACAATTTTCACGGTATAAGGATGGCGGCGAATTTGAAACGGTTCCCAAACTGTGTACCTATGCGTTTGATAGAATTGTGATGCTCGGTGATACAAATTGGTTAGGAGAGGAGGGGATGGAGAGCGTTCAGTCAGGTATGTATACACTGGACGTTTCGGGAACGTATTACAGTGCAAATTTTAGGGGATTTGTAGATATGCGTGATAATGGAAGCAGTGAGCCTATGTATGATGAGGATTACCCTTATGCGTATTGTGTATTGACAAAGACGGAGGAAATACAGTTTACGGCGCCGGATTTTATGGTAGATTTAACGGAGAGTAATTTTTCCAGGATGCCGGATGGAACGAAAATGATCTTTTATTATCAGGGCAGAGAAGTGGCGGTGATTGCTAAAAATGATGATCAGTTAGAAAGGCGTACTGCTGATTATTGGGATAATTGTGAGGATCTAAAGACCTGGGAGGAATCTGATTTTGGCCATGATACAGTGTAACCAGTGGGAGCCACTCAATGAGATTGTTCCTTGCTGATCGGTAATCAGTGCGAATGGAGTTGTCAGTGCATAACCATTTCCATAGACCCTGGTTGCTTACGTTTAGTCATAGACACCGATCCGGGTTGTGGTACAAAATAGTCTCGCTAAGAGAGCCGGGTTCATAGTTGTAATATATATTATATATTTTATACCCTGGTTAAATTATAGATCGTGATTTTTTCCCTCCCAACAATCAAATGGAAAGCCTTTTATAATAAAAAAGGATTAATTAGTTCCTCACAGTTGTGCATCACTTTGCCCTGTAGATCTGTTACCGCAACTAGCCAGAATTACCACCAGGTATGACGATAGTCAGCATTCATGCAAATTTTCTACCCCATCTTCAAATGTTGCTATTCTGGCAAATGAAATGAAATGAAAAACTAAATTTCGAGTTATGTTACAATTTGACTGGTTTATAGTGCTCCTGTATTTTATATTGGTATCACTATACGGGTATTGGATCTATAAGCGTAAGAAAAAGGCAGAGGCCAGCTCTGCTGACTTTTTCCTGGCTGAAGGATCATTGACATGGTGGGCGATCGGGGCTTCTCTCATTGCTTCCAATATTTCTGCTGAGCAGATGACAGGGATGAGTGGTTCTGGTTTCCAACTGGGCCTGGCTATTTCCTCCTATGAATGGATGGCGGCGCTGACCCTTATTATAGTGGCGGTATTCTTTATGCCGGTGTACCTGAAGAACAAGATCTTTACGATGCCGCAATTCCTGCACCAGCGGTATAATAGCAAAGTGGCTATTATCATGGCGGTGTTCTGGTTATTGCTTTATATAGTTGTAAACCTGTTATCAATTTTATACCTGGGTGCAGTTGCTATTTCCGGTATTACGGGATGGGACTTCACGCTTTGTGTTTTCCTGCTGGCTATATTTTCAGTGTTTATTGCGCTGGGGGGTATGAAGGTGGTAGGATATACTTCCGCTATACAGGTGTTTTTCCTGGTAGTGAGCGGCTTTATAGCCCTGTATATTTCGCTTAATATGATTGGTGGCGATGGTGGTATGGTTAAGGGCTTTACCATTTTACACGGGGAGGCACAGGACCATTTCCACATGATATTCGATAAGAAAAGTCCGTTTTTTGCCGACCTGCCGGGCATCAGTGTATTGCTGGGAGGTATGTGGATTGCGAACCTGAACTATTGGGGATGTAACCAGTATATTACACAACGTGCGCTGGGAGCTAGTTTGCCTGTGGCCAGGAAAGGCCTGCTGTTTGCTGCCTTCCTGAAAATGTTGATGCCTGTGATCATTGTTATTCCTGGTATAGCTATATATTACCTGTATCAGCATAATATGATTGACAATTCCCTGATCAATATTACCAAAGACGGACAGGTGATTGCGGACAGCAACAAAGCTTACCCAGCCTTGCTGAAACTGTTGCCTGGAGGGGTGAAAGGAGTTACAGTAGCTGCCTTCGCTGCTACGGTGATCGCTTCACTGGCTGCAAAGGTGAATAGTATCAGTACCATCTTTACGCTGGATATTTATAAGAAAGTATACAATCCTGAAGCCAGCGAACAAAAACTGGTGAACATCGGAAAGATAGCAATCATCGTATCTACCATCATTGGTATCCTGCTTACAATGAAACTGGGCGATATGCTGATGGGTGAAGGTAAACAGGGATTCCAGTACATCCAGGAATATACAGGCTTTGTGTCACCGGGTATCTTTGCCATGTTCCTGCTTGGATTTTTCTGGAAGAAAAGTACTTCCAATGCAGCGCTGTTTGCGACCATTGGTGGGTTTATTTTCTCCGTTATCCTCAAGTTCCTGCCTGGCATGATCAACCTTGAAGCATTATATACTATTGGGTTTGCAGTGCCTGATGTACATGGTGTGTACCAGATACCTTTCCTGGATAGAATGACGATGGTGTTTATCCTTTGCGTGATAGGTATGGTGGTTATCAGTCTTATCGAAAACAAAAGAGGTGTTCAGGCAAACGGCCTGGTGATCGATGCCAAGATGTTCAAAACATCTACAGGTTTTGCTGTGGGTTCACTGATCATCATTGGTCTGCTGGTAGCGTTATATATGGCTTTCTGGTAGTAGATTCTTTTGGCAAATGAAATTGATATCCCAAACCAGAATGGTTTGGGATATTTTTTTAGAAGGAAAATTACTGATAAACAAATAGATATAAATCTTCTTGGTATCTCCGGCTGTTAATATGTTATTGTTCCCTACTGAAATTATTATCTAATATCGTTTCAAATGAGCTAATAGAACTCGGTGTCCATATTGTGCTGACTGACAACATGAATGCCCTTGTAATCTTAATATGAAGCTCATTACATCGGAAGTCTCCTCTATTGGCACCGGGAATTATGCTGCATTCTGGGTGCTGGAGAGAATGTCCAATAATATATTACCAGGTGACCTTGCTTGCATATCCGGTTCCGGAGCTGATTATAAGTGTCAATAACCAGATAATATCAGGTTCATTGCAAAAATAGATCTAATTGTTTTTCATAGGGTGTAATGAATGAAGTGGGAATTTTAATACAGAGCTGCAATCTGCAAAGACCTATTATTCTTAGAAATTGTATATAATTCCTTAATTTTGTTTAACTTAATATACCCACATTTAATTATTCCCTTTATGCATCCCTTCTTCAGGATTTTGATCTTGTTTTGTTCCCTCTTTCATATTACGCAGACAAGGGCAGATACGTTTATTGTTACCTCTAATGCAAATTCAGGGGCAGGAACTTTACGTGAGGCTATTGGTAAGGCCAATGCAAACGGAACTGCTACCATAGATTATATTCTGTTTAATCTGCCGGGAACTACTATGGATAACCG
This window of the Chitinophaga sancti genome carries:
- a CDS encoding sodium:solute symporter family transporter, whose amino-acid sequence is MLQFDWFIVLLYFILVSLYGYWIYKRKKKAEASSADFFLAEGSLTWWAIGASLIASNISAEQMTGMSGSGFQLGLAISSYEWMAALTLIIVAVFFMPVYLKNKIFTMPQFLHQRYNSKVAIIMAVFWLLLYIVVNLLSILYLGAVAISGITGWDFTLCVFLLAIFSVFIALGGMKVVGYTSAIQVFFLVVSGFIALYISLNMIGGDGGMVKGFTILHGEAQDHFHMIFDKKSPFFADLPGISVLLGGMWIANLNYWGCNQYITQRALGASLPVARKGLLFAAFLKMLMPVIIVIPGIAIYYLYQHNMIDNSLINITKDGQVIADSNKAYPALLKLLPGGVKGVTVAAFAATVIASLAAKVNSISTIFTLDIYKKVYNPEASEQKLVNIGKIAIIVSTIIGILLTMKLGDMLMGEGKQGFQYIQEYTGFVSPGIFAMFLLGFFWKKSTSNAALFATIGGFIFSVILKFLPGMINLEALYTIGFAVPDVHGVYQIPFLDRMTMVFILCVIGMVVISLIENKRGVQANGLVIDAKMFKTSTGFAVGSLIIIGLLVALYMAFW
- a CDS encoding SRPBCC family protein, producing MELKTKIHAENGKQELTITREFELPVALLFKAYEDAEILAQWMSTKVVKLENRKYGSWQFDTSDDKGNIVFSASGVYHEFVPNKKITRTFEMGNAPFDVQLEFLEFEALDEDNSKLTMQIVYRSGALRDQMLKLPFKQGLNMAHNRLEEVVKKLK
- a CDS encoding ArsR/SmtB family transcription factor, with the protein product MIIRRDVFQAIADPTRRAILMLLASQAMTAGSIASNFNTARPTVSKHLAILTECELLEQQQNGREIYYHLNPNKMKEIADFIEPFRKLWDDRFNKLEDIMKAYKPKK